The following coding sequences lie in one Candidatus Coatesbacteria bacterium genomic window:
- a CDS encoding amino acid permease, with protein sequence MPLKRQLSLLDAFSVGAGAMVSSGLFVLPGLIYGRVGPAVILAYLAAGVLMIPTMLTISELSTAMPKAGGNYFFVTRGLGALAGTVGGLSDWFSVTLKSTFALIGIGAFAKLAFPGLDETGFKLVAAGGAVLFTLLNLFSVKIAGKVQVVLTLSLLGILIYYTVAGLGSLDLDRFEPFFAFSEQGTSYALFASTVGMVFISYGGLTKVASLGEEIRDPVRNIPRAMFIAFIVVQLLGVFAVAVTVGLIGGDGLAGSLTPFSDGGLVFGGRAGQIILAAAAMMAFITTANAGIMSAGRVPLAMSRDHLTPPLFARVSTKRNTPVISLVFTGGVMIILILFLDLEGLVKVASASLLFMFCLANLSLIALRLSKQCNYRPHFRVPLFPVLQVLAIAAYLFLITQLGTKTLLLFGGLVLLGLIWYFVYARRHVRSQSALVALTERVLSRKLGGDKVTDLSSELREIVKERDEIVFDRFDELVKEAEILDIDEELTADELFHLLAEHLDRHLHLDRETIYQLLVEREAESTTAISPGLAIPHVICPGENRFDLMMVRCLPGIDFGGHTGPVQFVFVLAGSRDERNFHLRALMAIAQVVRNPVFQSVVHTVGDVEEVREAILLAQRQRH encoded by the coding sequence ATGCCGCTCAAGCGACAGCTCAGCCTGCTGGACGCCTTCAGCGTCGGCGCCGGGGCGATGGTCTCCTCGGGGCTCTTCGTCCTGCCCGGGTTGATCTACGGCCGCGTCGGACCCGCCGTGATACTGGCCTACCTGGCCGCCGGGGTGCTGATGATCCCGACGATGCTCACCATCAGCGAATTATCGACGGCCATGCCCAAGGCCGGCGGCAACTACTTCTTCGTCACCCGTGGCCTGGGGGCCCTGGCGGGAACCGTCGGCGGCCTGTCCGACTGGTTCTCGGTGACCCTCAAGAGCACCTTCGCCCTGATCGGCATCGGTGCCTTCGCCAAGCTGGCCTTCCCCGGCTTGGACGAAACGGGCTTCAAGCTGGTCGCCGCCGGTGGCGCCGTGCTGTTCACCCTGCTCAATCTCTTCTCGGTCAAGATCGCCGGCAAGGTTCAGGTCGTGCTGACCCTCTCCCTGCTGGGCATCCTGATCTATTACACCGTCGCCGGCCTCGGCTCGTTGGATCTGGACCGCTTCGAACCCTTTTTCGCCTTCTCCGAACAAGGAACCTCCTATGCCTTATTCGCCTCGACGGTGGGGATGGTCTTCATCAGCTACGGCGGTTTGACCAAGGTCGCCAGCCTGGGCGAGGAGATCCGCGATCCGGTGCGCAACATCCCCCGGGCGATGTTCATCGCCTTCATCGTCGTCCAGTTGTTGGGGGTTTTCGCCGTGGCGGTCACCGTGGGCCTGATCGGCGGCGACGGTCTGGCCGGTTCTCTGACCCCCTTCTCCGACGGCGGCCTGGTCTTCGGCGGCCGGGCGGGGCAGATCATCCTGGCGGCGGCGGCGATGATGGCCTTCATCACCACGGCCAACGCCGGGATCATGTCCGCCGGGCGGGTGCCGCTGGCCATGAGCCGGGACCACCTGACCCCGCCGCTGTTCGCCCGGGTCTCGACCAAACGCAACACCCCGGTGATCTCCCTCGTCTTCACCGGCGGCGTGATGATCATCCTGATCCTGTTCCTCGATCTCGAGGGTCTGGTCAAGGTGGCCAGCGCCAGCCTGCTGTTCATGTTCTGCCTGGCCAACCTCTCCCTCATCGCCCTGCGCCTCTCCAAGCAGTGCAACTACCGGCCGCACTTCCGCGTGCCGCTGTTCCCCGTGCTACAGGTGCTGGCCATCGCCGCCTACCTCTTCCTGATCACCCAACTGGGCACCAAGACCCTGCTGCTGTTCGGCGGCCTGGTTCTCCTCGGGCTCATCTGGTACTTCGTCTACGCCCGCCGTCACGTGCGCAGCCAGTCCGCCCTCGTCGCCTTGACCGAGCGCGTCCTGTCGCGCAAGCTGGGCGGCGACAAGGTGACCGACCTGTCCTCCGAGCTGCGCGAGATCGTCAAGGAGCGCGACGAGATCGTCTTCGACCGCTTCGACGAGCTGGTCAAGGAGGCCGAGATCCTCGACATCGACGAGGAGCTGACCGCCGACGAGCTGTTCCATCTGCTGGCCGAGCACCTCGACCGCCACCTGCACCTCGACCGCGAGACCATCTACCAACTCCTCGTCGAGCGCGAGGCCGAATCGACCACGGCGATCAGCCCCGGGTTGGCCATCCCCCACGTCATCTGCCCCGGCGAGAACCGCTTCGACCTGATGATGGTCCGCTGTCTACCCGGGATCGACTTCGGCGGCCACACCGGACCCGTGCAGTTCGTCTTCGTCCTCGCCGGCAGCCGCGACGAGCGCA